A DNA window from Fibrobacter sp. UWB4 contains the following coding sequences:
- a CDS encoding TIGR02147 family protein, producing the protein MKPITEYQDYRKYMLDYFDWRKRSSAFSWREFSKIAGFSSPSYLKLVCDGKSSLSRVGVPLVAAAMGLNEFECEYFKLMVEFTNAKDDDKKKEAFLKMKGLASEQHARVLNADAFDYYESAVNSVVRELAPMMPGALPGEIAKKIKHTFTAQQVRDSLKLLVKFDLLKALGENVYEQTDKVITGSGESLTLALRSMNGQMIDLAREAIEKIAPGERNISGVTIGVDEATVIRLSEEVDRFRKQVIAIAGESKKINQVYRLNLQLFPLSEKV; encoded by the coding sequence ATGAAACCGATAACCGAATATCAAGATTACCGAAAGTACATGCTTGATTATTTTGACTGGCGAAAGAGAAGTTCTGCGTTTTCGTGGCGCGAATTTTCCAAGATCGCCGGGTTCTCGTCGCCATCATACTTAAAACTTGTATGTGATGGCAAGAGCTCGCTGAGTCGCGTGGGCGTCCCGCTTGTGGCTGCTGCGATGGGGCTGAATGAATTTGAATGCGAGTATTTCAAGCTCATGGTTGAATTCACGAATGCCAAAGACGATGACAAGAAAAAAGAGGCGTTCCTCAAGATGAAGGGGCTTGCAAGTGAACAGCATGCTCGAGTGTTGAATGCGGATGCATTTGATTATTATGAATCGGCGGTGAATTCTGTTGTCCGTGAACTTGCGCCGATGATGCCTGGCGCGCTCCCTGGTGAAATTGCCAAGAAAATCAAGCATACGTTTACGGCGCAGCAAGTCCGCGATTCGCTAAAGCTTTTGGTGAAATTCGATTTGCTCAAGGCGCTTGGTGAAAACGTTTACGAACAAACGGATAAAGTTATTACGGGTTCTGGAGAATCTCTTACGCTGGCTCTCCGTTCCATGAATGGTCAAATGATTGATCTTGCCCGCGAAGCTATTGAAAAAATCGCTCCGGGCGAACGCAACATCTCGGGTGTGACGATTGGCGTGGACGAAGCTACGGTAATACGCCTCTCCGAAGAGGTGGACCGTTTCCGCAAACAAGTTATTGCTATTGCTGGCGAATCAAAAAAAATCAACCAAGTTTATCGTTTAAATTTACAGCTTTTCCCGCTGTCGGAAAAAGTATAA
- a CDS encoding polysaccharide deacetylase family protein — MNYKKISVASVAVGMFAASAAFAQNAEIATWSGFRKGAASFTFDDGAPSHVTDAGPTFKKYGYKATFNLVVNWNPNWSGFQGLADEGHEIASHSNSHGNNMSGEEASSKKNIEGKIKQKYGIVTVAYPNCNVPNESAVLQNYIVGRICNGSWQGMSDAMGKDGPSNWAKTPAIMTGSEGQLKSTNDFTGQMQNVVKSNGWVAFLTHGFQGKTNGNANYSPTDLNAIDGALKWAQQNDKDIWVAPMGSVAMYIKERKASKIEPQDGGAANTMTFELKHSIADNISKYDYPLSIKVKTDWSKVEVTQGDAKLESKVDGGYVYFDAVPNAGKIVVKNADAAAPESSSSAPESSSSEAELSSSSTTGLIEQAFDGRHLAAYVDASGYITVQNAQGLNITVFNSLGNIIRTTKGIGCEQKVYTGAKGVYVVKIGNRAWSLKIK; from the coding sequence ATGAACTACAAAAAAATTTCTGTTGCCTCTGTCGCAGTTGGAATGTTCGCAGCAAGCGCTGCTTTCGCTCAGAATGCAGAAATTGCAACCTGGTCGGGTTTCCGCAAGGGCGCAGCGTCCTTTACATTTGACGATGGCGCACCGAGCCACGTGACCGATGCAGGTCCGACATTCAAAAAATATGGCTACAAGGCCACCTTCAACCTCGTTGTAAACTGGAACCCCAACTGGAGCGGATTCCAGGGTTTGGCCGACGAAGGTCACGAAATCGCAAGCCACAGCAATAGCCACGGCAACAACATGAGCGGCGAAGAAGCCTCCTCCAAGAAAAATATCGAAGGCAAAATCAAGCAGAAGTACGGCATCGTTACGGTCGCCTACCCGAACTGCAACGTACCCAACGAAAGCGCTGTTCTCCAGAACTACATCGTGGGCCGTATCTGCAACGGTAGCTGGCAAGGCATGTCCGATGCCATGGGCAAGGACGGTCCTTCCAACTGGGCAAAGACCCCGGCAATCATGACAGGTTCCGAAGGCCAGCTCAAGAGCACAAACGACTTTACCGGTCAAATGCAGAACGTCGTGAAGAGCAACGGCTGGGTCGCATTCCTCACGCACGGATTCCAGGGCAAGACCAACGGCAACGCCAACTACTCCCCGACCGACCTCAACGCTATCGATGGAGCCCTCAAGTGGGCACAGCAGAACGACAAGGACATTTGGGTTGCCCCGATGGGCTCTGTCGCCATGTACATCAAGGAACGCAAGGCTTCTAAGATTGAACCGCAGGACGGCGGTGCCGCAAACACCATGACGTTCGAACTCAAGCACAGCATCGCAGACAACATTTCCAAGTACGACTATCCGCTTTCCATCAAGGTGAAGACCGACTGGAGCAAGGTTGAAGTCACGCAGGGCGATGCCAAGCTCGAATCCAAAGTCGATGGCGGTTATGTTTACTTTGACGCCGTTCCGAACGCAGGCAAGATTGTCGTGAAGAACGCCGACGCCGCCGCTCCGGAATCTTCTAGCAGCGCTCCAGAAAGTTCCTCCAGCGAAGCAGAACTGTCTTCGAGCAGCACAACAGGACTCATAGAACAAGCATTTGACGGTCGTCATCTCGCCGCATACGTAGACGCTAGCGGTTACATCACCGTCCAGAACGCACAAGGATTAAATATCACCGTATTCAACAGCCTCGGAAACATCATTCGCACAACGAAAGGCATCGGTTGCGAACAGAAGGTTTACACTGGCGCGAAGGGTGTATATGTGGTAAAAATCGGCAACAGGGCCTGGTCTTTAAAGATCAAGTAA
- a CDS encoding GIY-YIG nuclease family protein — protein MNNNYYVYILTNKYKTVFYTGVTNDLYRRTLEHKMKVNDGFSEKYNADCLVYYELFFNITDAIKREERLKRWKRKWKMELIEKFNPQWKDLFEEIGDACSVAGMTV, from the coding sequence ATGAATAATAACTATTACGTTTACATATTGACGAATAAATACAAGACCGTCTTTTATACAGGTGTAACTAATGATTTGTATAGAAGAACTCTTGAACATAAAATGAAAGTTAATGATGGCTTTTCTGAAAAGTATAATGCAGATTGTCTTGTTTACTATGAACTCTTTTTCAATATTACAGATGCTATAAAGCGAGAAGAAAGACTAAAGCGTTGGAAACGTAAATGGAAGATGGAATTGATTGAAAAGTTTAATCCGCAATGGAAAGACTTGTTTGAAGAAATAGGAGATGCCTGCTCAGTGGCAGGCATGACAGTTTAA